A region from the Gemmatimonadota bacterium genome encodes:
- a CDS encoding M20/M25/M40 family metallo-hydrolase — MRPFLTCATGGLIAVLLLPAVTTAQAAATVYRPGQLNADQQVAHAIYKELVEINTSVTTGNITTAAVAMAQRLRAAGIPEADIFVGGPRPEKHNLVARLRGSRGAAAGKPLLLLAHIDVVEALPEDWSPEFPPFKFTEKDGYYYGRGTADDKAMAAIFIANVFRMKREGWVPERDIILALTADEESGAFNGVDWLLKNHRDKMEAEWVINEGGGGTHRNGTPLSNTVQASEKVTTNFTLQVTNRGGHSSVPRDDNAITQLADALAKVGRYRFPVHLSDVTRAFFTGTAGVEEPVIARAMRAMVANPRDGSALRVLSADPRYNSMLRTSCVATELKGGHATNALPQLAEANVNCRIYPTETAEQVRDSLRRVIGDTGVKVLIRSQRPPSPATKLLEEVMDPIRRITREMWGNIPVIPTMSTGATDMRFFRALGVPAYGVSGLFSDPAVDARAHGRDERMRVQSFFEGQEFLYRLTQALAGPKRPVSD; from the coding sequence ATGCGGCCTTTCCTCACCTGTGCAACCGGCGGCTTGATCGCCGTCCTGCTTCTTCCCGCCGTGACGACTGCCCAGGCGGCGGCCACGGTGTACCGCCCGGGACAGCTCAATGCGGACCAACAGGTTGCGCACGCGATCTACAAGGAACTCGTCGAGATCAACACGTCGGTGACCACGGGCAACATCACGACCGCGGCCGTGGCCATGGCGCAACGACTGCGCGCCGCCGGGATTCCGGAAGCGGACATCTTTGTGGGCGGGCCGAGGCCCGAAAAGCACAATCTGGTCGCGCGCCTCCGTGGGTCGCGCGGCGCGGCGGCCGGGAAGCCGCTCCTGCTCCTCGCGCATATCGACGTGGTCGAGGCGCTCCCCGAGGATTGGTCCCCGGAGTTTCCACCGTTCAAGTTCACGGAGAAGGACGGCTACTACTACGGGCGGGGTACGGCGGACGACAAGGCCATGGCAGCGATCTTCATCGCCAACGTCTTCCGGATGAAGCGCGAGGGATGGGTACCGGAGCGCGATATCATCCTGGCCCTGACGGCCGACGAGGAGAGCGGGGCGTTCAACGGCGTCGACTGGTTGTTGAAGAACCACCGGGACAAGATGGAGGCCGAGTGGGTGATCAATGAGGGCGGCGGCGGGACGCACCGGAACGGGACGCCGCTCTCCAACACCGTTCAGGCGTCGGAGAAGGTCACAACCAACTTCACGTTGCAGGTCACGAACCGGGGCGGCCACTCTTCGGTGCCCCGGGACGACAACGCCATCACGCAGTTGGCCGATGCGCTGGCCAAGGTTGGGCGCTACCGCTTTCCGGTGCACCTGAGTGACGTCACCCGGGCGTTCTTCACCGGGACAGCTGGTGTCGAGGAGCCGGTGATTGCTCGTGCGATGCGCGCCATGGTGGCCAACCCGCGTGACGGGAGTGCCCTGCGCGTGCTGTCCGCGGATCCCCGCTACAACTCCATGCTCAGGACCAGCTGTGTCGCCACGGAACTCAAGGGCGGGCATGCCACCAACGCCTTGCCGCAGCTTGCTGAAGCGAACGTCAACTGCCGCATCTACCCGACCGAGACGGCCGAGCAGGTCCGCGATTCACTGCGACGGGTGATCGGCGATACCGGGGTGAAGGTCCTGATCCGGTCTCAGCGCCCGCCATCGCCAGCAACCAAGCTCCTCGAGGAGGTGATGGACCCTATTCGCCGTATCACGAGGGAGATGTGGGGCAATATCCCCGTCATCCCGACCATGTCCACCGGCGCCACGGACATGCGCTTCTTCCGTGCGTTAGGCGTGCCCGCCTACGGAGTCTCCGGGTTGTTCAGTGACCCTGCGGTTGATGCTCGCGCCCATGGACGGGACGAGCGGATGCGCGTTCAATCGTTCTTCGAGGGCCAGGAGTTCTTGTACCGGCTGACCCAGGCGCTGGCGGGGCCGAAGCGGCCCGTCTCGGATTAG